Proteins from one Streptococcus mitis B6 genomic window:
- a CDS encoding Rrf2 family transcriptional regulator, protein MDTKFSVALHILTMISESKETLSSQALAISVGTNASYIRKVIALLKNADLIHSQQGKTGYQLSKSPKKMTLLEIYYATQEINHISLFPVHQNSNPDCPVGKHIQGAVSPLFASAESQLEKELANQTLEDVIDNLYKQAKQVRN, encoded by the coding sequence ATGGATACAAAATTCTCAGTTGCTTTGCATATCTTAACAATGATTAGTGAAAGCAAGGAAACTCTAAGCTCTCAAGCACTAGCTATTAGTGTTGGGACTAACGCTAGTTACATTCGAAAGGTGATTGCCTTATTGAAAAATGCAGATTTGATTCATTCCCAGCAAGGAAAAACAGGCTATCAACTCAGTAAATCTCCAAAGAAAATGACTTTACTAGAGATCTACTATGCTACTCAAGAAATCAATCACATTAGTTTATTCCCTGTTCATCAAAATAGCAATCCCGATTGTCCCGTTGGAAAACATATCCAAGGAGCAGTTTCACCGCTTTTCGCTAGTGCCGAATCTCAATTAGAGAAGGAATTAGCAAATCAAACTTTAGAAGATGTCATTGACAATCTATATAAACAAGCCAAACAAGTTCGAAACTGA
- a CDS encoding NADP-dependent oxidoreductase, which produces MKVAQHTTYNKKNITLNITEMAKPSITDKEVLVKVTAAGVNPLDNMISRGEVKMIVPYKLPQTAGNEVVGIVESMGKKVNNFQVGDRVFGRLPLDHIGAFAEYVAVDSRALAKVPDYLSDEEAAAVPLTALTIMQALELMGAQAGKTIFISGGTGGVGGMAIPIAKAKGLTVITNGARDSAERVLKLGADRFIDYKTEDYTKTVSQVDYVLDTLGGAETEKQMSIMKKSGHLVSLRAMPNGAFAKRMNLPKWKQMILGLAGRKFDKMAEKYGIHYHFIFVESNGAQLQEVADLFSKLEIKPSIDTVYPFEEVNSALDKVANGRSHGKTVLSFKK; this is translated from the coding sequence ATGAAAGTCGCACAACACACTACTTATAACAAAAAGAATATCACACTGAACATCACAGAAATGGCTAAACCAAGTATTACAGACAAAGAAGTTTTAGTTAAAGTCACCGCAGCTGGTGTTAATCCTCTCGATAACATGATCTCTCGTGGTGAGGTTAAGATGATTGTTCCTTACAAACTTCCTCAAACTGCGGGTAACGAAGTGGTTGGGATCGTTGAAAGCATGGGCAAGAAAGTTAACAACTTTCAGGTAGGAGATCGTGTCTTTGGCCGTCTGCCACTTGATCATATCGGCGCCTTTGCAGAATATGTTGCTGTTGATAGTCGAGCCTTAGCCAAGGTTCCAGACTATCTATCAGACGAGGAAGCTGCTGCGGTTCCGCTTACTGCCTTGACCATCATGCAAGCTTTGGAACTCATGGGAGCTCAAGCTGGGAAAACGATCTTTATTTCTGGTGGGACTGGAGGAGTTGGTGGAATGGCCATTCCGATTGCCAAGGCCAAAGGTTTGACAGTCATCACCAATGGAGCTAGAGATAGTGCAGAGCGTGTCTTGAAACTAGGAGCAGATAGATTTATCGATTACAAAACAGAGGATTATACAAAAACTGTTAGCCAGGTGGATTATGTCCTTGATACTCTTGGGGGCGCTGAAACTGAAAAACAAATGTCTATCATGAAAAAAAGTGGTCATCTTGTTTCCCTCCGTGCTATGCCAAACGGTGCCTTTGCCAAACGCATGAATCTACCAAAATGGAAACAGATGATTCTTGGCTTAGCGGGTCGCAAATTTGATAAGATGGCGGAAAAATACGGCATCCACTACCATTTTATCTTTGTGGAAAGCAATGGTGCTCAATTACAAGAGGTAGCTGACCTCTTTAGTAAATTAGAAATCAAACCCTCTATCGATACAGTTTATCCATTTGAAGAGGTAAATAGCGCCTTAGACAAGGTCGCTAACGGTCGCTCTCATGGTAAAACAGTTCTCAGCTTTAAGAAATAA
- the mgaSpn gene encoding virulence factor transcriptional regulator MgaSpn — protein MRDLLSKKSHRQLELLELLFEHKRWFHRSELAELLNCTERAVKDDLSHVKSAFPDLIFHSSTNGIRIINTDDSDIEMVYHHFFKHSTHFSILEFIFFNEGCDADSICKEFYISSSSLYRIISQINKVIKKQFQFEISLTPVQIIGNERDIRYFFAQYFSEKYYFLEWPFENFSVEPLSQLLELVYKETSFPMNLSTHRMLKLLLVTNLYRIKFGHFMEVDKDSFNDQSLNALMQAEGIEGVAQSFESEYNLSLDEEVVCQLFASYFQKMFFIDENLFLKSVKRDSYVGKSYHLLSDFIDQISVKYQIEIENKDSLIWHLHNTAHLYRQELSTEFILFDQKGNTIRNFQNIFPKFVSDVKKELSHYLETLELCSSSMMVNHLSYTFITHTKHLVLNLLQNQPKLKVLVMSNFDQYHAKSVAETLSYYCSNNFELEVWSELELSLESLKDSPYDIIISNFIIPPIENKRLIYSNNVNTVALISLLNAMMFIRLD, from the coding sequence ATGAGAGATTTATTATCTAAAAAAAGTCATAGGCAATTAGAATTATTAGAATTATTATTTGAACATAAACGATGGTTTCATCGTTCTGAACTAGCAGAGTTACTAAATTGTACAGAACGTGCAGTCAAAGATGATCTATCCCATGTTAAATCTGCTTTTCCTGACTTGATTTTTCATTCTTCTACTAATGGTATACGCATTATTAATACCGATGATAGCGATATTGAAATGGTTTACCATCATTTCTTTAAGCATTCAACTCATTTTTCAATTTTAGAATTTATCTTCTTTAATGAAGGATGTGATGCTGATAGTATTTGCAAAGAGTTTTATATCAGTTCATCTTCGCTCTATCGTATTATTAGCCAAATCAATAAAGTGATTAAAAAGCAATTTCAATTTGAAATCAGTCTGACCCCTGTTCAAATCATTGGAAATGAGAGAGACATTCGTTACTTTTTTGCACAATATTTTTCAGAAAAATATTATTTCCTAGAATGGCCATTTGAAAATTTTTCAGTAGAACCCCTATCTCAATTGTTAGAATTGGTTTATAAGGAAACAAGCTTTCCAATGAATTTGTCAACTCATAGAATGCTAAAGTTGCTCCTAGTAACCAATCTATATCGAATAAAGTTTGGTCATTTTATGGAAGTAGATAAAGATTCTTTTAACGACCAAAGTTTGAATGCTTTGATGCAGGCAGAAGGAATAGAAGGTGTTGCTCAGAGTTTTGAATCAGAATACAATCTCTCTTTAGATGAAGAAGTGGTTTGCCAATTATTTGCGTCTTACTTTCAAAAAATGTTTTTCATAGATGAAAACCTCTTTTTGAAAAGTGTAAAAAGGGATAGTTATGTTGGGAAATCTTACCATCTATTGAGTGACTTTATTGATCAGATTTCAGTCAAGTATCAGATTGAGATTGAGAATAAGGATAGTCTGATTTGGCATCTGCATAATACCGCACATCTGTATCGTCAAGAGTTGTCCACTGAGTTTATTTTATTTGATCAAAAAGGGAATACAATCAGGAATTTTCAAAATATTTTTCCTAAATTTGTTTCAGATGTTAAAAAAGAGCTTTCTCATTATTTAGAAACTCTTGAGCTTTGTTCTAGTTCAATGATGGTAAATCATCTATCTTATACCTTCATCACTCATACCAAACATTTGGTGCTTAATCTACTACAAAATCAGCCAAAGCTGAAGGTTCTGGTTATGAGTAATTTTGATCAGTATCATGCGAAATCCGTTGCAGAGACACTTTCTTATTATTGCAGCAACAATTTTGAACTAGAAGTTTGGAGTGAATTAGAGTTATCACTTGAGTCTCTAAAAGATTCACCTTATGATATCATTATTTCTAATTTTATTATTCCTCCGATTGAAAATAAGCGACTAATCTATTCCAATAATGTCAATACAGTCGCTCTTATCTCTTTACTTAATGCAATGATGTTTATTCGATTAGATTAG
- a CDS encoding DUF3013 family protein, with translation MATYGFLDVLEEELEKNFPFDFEISWDKRNHVVEVSFLLEAQNAAGVEMVDEDGEVSSDDILFEEAVLFFNPAKSTVNEEDYLIVIPYLPKKGFSREFLAYFALFLKDTAEVGLDALMDFLEDPEAEEFVMEWNQEVFEEGKAGLEEGEFYPYPRY, from the coding sequence ATGGCAACATATGGATTTTTAGATGTTTTAGAGGAAGAGTTGGAGAAGAACTTTCCTTTTGACTTTGAGATTAGTTGGGACAAACGCAACCACGTGGTTGAAGTGAGTTTTCTATTAGAAGCGCAAAACGCTGCAGGTGTGGAAATGGTGGATGAAGACGGAGAAGTTTCGTCAGATGATATTCTCTTTGAAGAAGCTGTGCTTTTTTTCAATCCTGCCAAATCAACTGTTAATGAGGAAGACTATTTGATAGTCATCCCTTACCTGCCTAAAAAAGGTTTTTCTCGTGAATTTTTAGCTTATTTTGCGCTATTTCTCAAAGATACTGCTGAGGTCGGACTAGATGCCCTTATGGACTTCTTGGAAGACCCAGAAGCAGAAGAATTCGTCATGGAATGGAATCAAGAAGTCTTTGAAGAAGGAAAAGCAGGCTTGGAAGAGGGAGAATTTTACCCTTATCCGAGATATTAG
- a CDS encoding replication-associated recombination protein A, translating to MPDNLALRMRPKTIDQVIGQEHLVGPGKIIRRMVEANRLSSMILYGPPGIGKTSIASAIAGTTKYAFRTFNATVDSKKRLQEIAEEAKFSGGLVLLLDEIHRLDKTKQDFLLPLLESGLVIMIGATTENPFFSVTPAIRSRVQIFELEPLSNQDVKEALQIALSNPERGFDFPVELDEDALDFIATSTNGDLRSAFNSLDLAVLSTPENDESIRHITLDIMENSLQRSYITMDKDGDGHYDVLSALQKSIRGSDVDASLHYAARLIEAGDLPSLARRLTVIAYEDIGLANPEAQIHTVTALDAAQKIGFPEARILIANVVIDLALSPKSNSAYVAMDQALADLKTSGHLPIPRHLRDGHYSGSKELGNAQDYLYPHKYPGNWVKQDYLPEKIRNHHYFQAEDTGKYERALAQRKEAIDHLRKI from the coding sequence ATGCCAGACAATCTCGCGCTTCGCATGCGCCCTAAAACCATCGACCAGGTCATCGGTCAGGAACATCTGGTCGGGCCTGGAAAAATCATCCGCCGCATGGTGGAAGCCAATCGCCTCTCCTCCATGATTCTCTATGGACCTCCAGGAATCGGCAAGACCAGTATTGCCTCTGCCATCGCTGGAACAACAAAGTATGCCTTTCGAACTTTCAATGCGACAGTAGATAGTAAAAAAAGACTCCAAGAAATTGCGGAAGAGGCTAAATTTTCAGGTGGCCTCGTCCTATTACTAGACGAAATCCATCGTCTAGACAAGACCAAGCAAGACTTCCTCTTGCCTCTCTTGGAAAGTGGACTGGTCATCATGATTGGCGCTACGACTGAAAATCCTTTCTTCTCTGTCACTCCTGCCATTCGCAGTCGTGTTCAAATTTTTGAGTTGGAACCTCTGTCTAACCAAGACGTCAAAGAGGCCCTGCAGATAGCTCTAAGTAACCCTGAGCGTGGTTTTGATTTTCCAGTAGAACTAGATGAGGATGCGCTGGATTTCATTGCGACCTCTACAAATGGAGACCTGCGTTCTGCCTTCAACTCACTGGATTTGGCAGTTCTCTCTACCCCTGAGAATGACGAGAGCATCCGCCACATCACCCTCGACATCATGGAAAATAGCCTGCAGCGGAGCTACATTACCATGGACAAGGATGGAGACGGTCACTATGACGTTCTATCTGCCCTGCAAAAGTCTATCCGTGGCTCAGATGTTGATGCCAGTCTTCACTATGCTGCCCGCTTGATTGAGGCTGGTGATTTGCCAAGTCTCGCTCGTCGCTTGACTGTTATCGCATATGAGGATATCGGCTTGGCCAATCCTGAAGCCCAAATTCATACCGTGACTGCTCTGGATGCCGCCCAAAAGATTGGTTTTCCAGAAGCCCGCATTCTCATTGCCAATGTCGTGATTGATTTGGCCCTTTCTCCAAAATCCAACTCAGCCTATGTAGCTATGGACCAGGCACTTGCTGACCTCAAAACATCAGGGCACTTGCCTATTCCGCGACACCTGCGTGATGGGCACTACAGTGGAAGCAAGGAACTGGGGAATGCCCAAGACTATCTCTATCCACACAAGTATCCTGGAAATTGGGTCAAGCAAGACTATCTGCCAGAAAAAATCCGCAATCATCACTATTTCCAAGCAGAAGATACTGGTAAATATGAGCGGGCTTTGGCTCAAAGAAAGGAAGCCATCGACCATTTACGAAAAATCTGA